The following are encoded in a window of Kitasatospora sp. NBC_01250 genomic DNA:
- a CDS encoding F0F1 ATP synthase subunit delta has product MIGASREALAAGRENLDSLTDNTSVDAAKLAEELSAVTTLLDREVSLRRVLTDPSRSGQDKAELVGSLLGRQVSGPTVDLVSGLVRSRWSGGRDLVDSVEELAAYGEIIAAQKAGKLDDLEDELFRFGRVVAGSHELRAALTEPKAGAAAKAGLVKKLLGGRAQAGTVRLVTSLVATPRGRSLEQGLASYARLAADRRDRVVALVTTAVPLSDRQKERLSGALAKLYGRAVLLNIDVDPEVVGGVRVQIGDEIIDGTVSSRLEGARQALEG; this is encoded by the coding sequence GTGATCGGCGCCAGCCGTGAGGCCCTGGCCGCCGGCCGGGAGAACCTCGACAGCCTGACCGACAACACCTCGGTGGACGCGGCCAAGCTGGCGGAGGAACTCAGCGCCGTCACCACGCTGCTGGACCGCGAGGTCTCGCTGCGCCGCGTGCTGACCGACCCCTCGCGGTCCGGTCAGGACAAGGCCGAGCTGGTCGGCTCGCTGCTGGGCCGCCAGGTCTCCGGTCCGACCGTGGACCTGGTCTCCGGTCTGGTCCGCTCCCGTTGGTCCGGTGGACGCGACCTGGTCGACTCGGTCGAGGAGCTCGCCGCCTACGGCGAGATCATCGCCGCCCAGAAGGCCGGCAAGCTGGACGACCTGGAGGACGAGCTCTTCCGCTTCGGCCGCGTCGTGGCCGGCTCGCACGAGCTGCGCGCCGCCCTGACCGAGCCGAAGGCCGGTGCCGCCGCCAAGGCGGGGCTGGTCAAGAAGCTGCTCGGTGGCCGTGCCCAGGCAGGCACCGTCCGTCTGGTCACCTCGCTGGTCGCCACCCCGCGTGGCCGTAGCCTGGAACAGGGCCTCGCGTCCTACGCCAGGCTCGCCGCCGACCGCCGCGACCGCGTGGTGGCCCTGGTCACCACCGCTGTTCCGCTCAGCGACCGCCAGAAGGAGCGCCTGTCGGGCGCGCTGGCCAAGCTGTACGGGCGCGCGGTGCTCCTGAACATCGACGTCGACCCCGAGGTCGTCGGCGGTGTCCGGGTGCAGATCGGTGACGAGATCATCGACGGCACCGTGTCGAGCCGCCTCGAAGGCGCTCGACAGGCCCTCGAAGGCTGA
- the atpA gene encoding F0F1 ATP synthase subunit alpha, whose protein sequence is MAELTIRPEEIRDALADFVQSYQPDAASREEVGTVTDAADGIAHVEGLPSVMANELLRFEDGTLGLALNLDTREIGVVILGEFGGIEEGQTVHRTGEVLSVSVGDGYLGRVVDPLGNPIDGLGEITATGRRALELQAPGVMMRKSVKEPLQTGIKAIDAMTPIGRGQRQLIIGDRQTGKTAVAIDTIINQKDNWRSGDPQKQVRCIYVAVGQKGSTIAAVRGALEEAGALEYTTIVAAPASDPAGFKYLAPYTGSAIGQEWMYDGKHVLIIFDDLSKQAEAYRSVSLLLRRPPGREAYPGDVFYLHSRLLERCAKLNDDIGGGSMTGLPIIETKANDVSAYIPTNVISITDGQCFLESDLFNAGIRPAVNVGISVSRVGGSAQIKAMRKVAGRLRLDLAQYRELEAFAAFGSDLDAASKAQLERGARMVELLKQGQYQPFPVEEQVASIWAGTTGKLDEVPVADIRRFEREFLDFLRIEHKELLSGIVETGQLEDGTVDALTEAIKSFKLGFTTADGKLLGEQA, encoded by the coding sequence ATGGCGGAGCTTACGATCCGGCCGGAGGAGATCCGGGACGCGCTGGCCGATTTCGTCCAGTCGTACCAGCCGGACGCCGCCTCGCGTGAAGAGGTCGGCACGGTCACTGACGCGGCGGACGGTATCGCCCATGTCGAGGGCCTGCCCTCGGTCATGGCCAACGAGCTGCTGAGGTTCGAGGACGGCACCCTCGGACTCGCGCTGAACCTCGACACCCGCGAGATCGGTGTCGTCATCCTCGGTGAGTTCGGCGGGATCGAGGAGGGCCAGACGGTGCACCGCACCGGCGAGGTCCTCTCGGTGTCGGTCGGCGACGGCTACCTCGGCCGCGTCGTGGACCCGCTGGGCAACCCCATCGACGGTCTGGGCGAGATCACCGCCACCGGCCGCCGCGCCCTGGAGCTGCAGGCCCCCGGCGTCATGATGCGCAAGTCGGTCAAGGAGCCGCTGCAGACCGGCATCAAGGCCATCGACGCGATGACCCCGATCGGCCGTGGCCAGCGTCAGCTGATCATCGGTGACCGCCAGACCGGCAAGACCGCGGTGGCGATCGACACGATCATCAACCAGAAGGACAACTGGCGCTCGGGCGACCCGCAGAAGCAGGTCCGCTGCATCTACGTCGCCGTCGGCCAGAAGGGCTCCACCATCGCCGCCGTCCGCGGCGCCCTGGAGGAGGCCGGCGCGCTGGAGTACACCACGATCGTGGCTGCTCCCGCCTCCGACCCGGCCGGCTTCAAGTACCTCGCCCCGTACACCGGTTCGGCCATCGGCCAGGAGTGGATGTACGACGGCAAGCACGTCCTGATCATCTTCGACGACCTGTCGAAGCAGGCCGAGGCCTACCGCTCCGTCTCCCTGCTGCTGCGCCGCCCGCCGGGCCGCGAGGCCTACCCGGGTGACGTCTTCTACCTGCACTCCCGCCTGCTGGAGCGCTGCGCGAAGCTGAACGACGACATCGGCGGCGGCTCGATGACCGGTCTGCCGATCATCGAGACCAAGGCCAACGACGTCTCGGCGTACATCCCGACCAACGTCATCTCGATCACCGACGGCCAGTGCTTCCTGGAGTCCGACCTGTTCAACGCCGGCATCCGCCCGGCCGTGAACGTCGGTATCTCGGTCTCCCGCGTCGGTGGCTCCGCCCAGATCAAGGCCATGCGCAAGGTTGCCGGCCGTCTGCGTCTGGACCTGGCCCAGTACCGCGAGCTGGAGGCGTTCGCCGCCTTCGGTTCCGACCTGGACGCGGCCTCCAAGGCGCAGCTGGAGCGCGGTGCCCGCATGGTCGAGCTGCTCAAGCAGGGTCAGTACCAGCCGTTCCCGGTCGAGGAGCAGGTCGCCTCCATCTGGGCCGGCACCACCGGCAAGCTGGACGAGGTCCCGGTCGCCGACATCCGCCGCTTCGAGCGCGAGTTCCTCGACTTCCTGCGGATCGAGCACAAGGAGCTGCTCAGCGGCATCGTCGAGACCGGCCAGCTCGAGGACGGCACCGTCGACGCGCTGACCGAGGCGATCAAGTCCTTCAAGCTGGGCTTCACCACCGCCGACGGCAAGCTGCTCGGCGAGCAGGCCTGA
- a CDS encoding F0F1 ATP synthase subunit gamma encodes MGAQLRVYKRRIRSVTATKKITKAMEMISASRIVKAQRAVAASTPYADELTRAVTAVATRSNTKHPLTHENPNASRAAVLLITADRGLAGGYSTNAIKQATLLTARLRAEGKEVVTYICGRKGVQYYGFRNQPVAASWTGFSDKPTYGDAKTVAADLIEAFTAETGGVDELHLVSTKFVSMLTQTAIDARLLPLKLDEVQLSDDKPAATEIFPLYDFEPSAEGVLDALLPRYVESRIYNALLQSAASEHAARRRAMKSATDNAGELIKSLTRLANSARQAEITQEISEIVGGANALADASAGSE; translated from the coding sequence ATGGGAGCACAGCTTCGGGTCTACAAGCGCCGGATCCGCTCTGTCACCGCGACGAAGAAGATCACCAAGGCGATGGAGATGATCTCCGCGTCGCGCATCGTCAAGGCGCAGCGCGCGGTGGCCGCCTCCACTCCGTACGCCGATGAGCTGACCCGGGCGGTGACGGCGGTGGCCACCCGGTCCAACACCAAGCACCCGCTCACCCACGAGAACCCGAACGCCAGCCGCGCCGCGGTGCTGCTGATCACGGCCGACCGCGGTCTGGCCGGCGGGTACTCGACCAACGCCATCAAGCAGGCGACCCTGCTCACCGCCCGGCTCCGGGCGGAGGGCAAGGAGGTGGTCACGTACATCTGTGGCCGCAAGGGTGTCCAGTACTACGGCTTCCGCAACCAGCCGGTCGCGGCGTCGTGGACGGGTTTCTCGGACAAGCCGACCTACGGTGACGCCAAGACGGTGGCCGCGGACCTGATCGAGGCGTTCACCGCCGAGACGGGCGGGGTCGACGAGCTGCACCTGGTTTCCACCAAGTTCGTCTCGATGCTGACCCAGACCGCCATCGACGCCCGGCTGCTGCCGCTGAAGCTCGACGAGGTCCAGCTCAGCGACGACAAGCCGGCCGCCACGGAGATCTTCCCGCTGTACGACTTCGAGCCCTCGGCCGAAGGCGTGCTGGACGCACTGCTGCCGCGGTACGTCGAGAGCCGGATCTACAACGCGCTGCTGCAGTCGGCCGCTTCCGAGCACGCCGCCCGCCGGCGCGCGATGAAGAGCGCGACCGACAACGCCGGCGAGCTCATCAAGTCGCTCACGCGGCTTGCCAACTCGGCCCGTCAGGCCGAGATCACCCAGGAAATCAGCGAGATCGTCGGTGGCGCCAACGCGCTGGCCGACGCTAGCGCGGGGAGCGAATGA
- the atpD gene encoding F0F1 ATP synthase subunit beta, with amino-acid sequence MTTTVEPTGAGLATGRVARVIGPVVDVEFPVDAIPNMFNALHVEVDNPDGTGTKTLTLEVAQHLGDGLIRGISMQPTDGLVRGATVSDTGAAISVPVGDVTKGKVFNALGEVLNVDQAEFNTQVTERWPIHRKAPNFADLESKTEMFETGIKVIDLLTPYVRGGKIGLFGGAGVGKTVLIQEMIYRVAANFGGVSVFAGVGERTREGGDLIEEMIDSNVLDKTALVFGQMDEPPGTRLRVALSALTMAEYFRDVQSQDVLLFIDNIFRFTQAGSEVSTLLGRMPSAVGYQPNLADEMGLLQERITSTRGHSITSMQAIYVPADDLTDPAPATTFAHLDATTVLSRPISEKGIYPAVDPLDSTSRILDPRYIAQDHYDTALRVKGILQKYKDLQDIIAILGIDELSEDDKVTVHRARRIERFLSQNTYVAKQFTGVEGSTVPLSETIEAFNSIADGKYDAIPEQAFFMCGGIEDLEKNAAELAKK; translated from the coding sequence ATGACCACCACTGTTGAGCCGACGGGCGCCGGACTGGCCACGGGCCGCGTCGCCCGGGTCATCGGCCCGGTCGTCGACGTGGAGTTCCCCGTCGACGCCATTCCGAACATGTTCAACGCCCTGCACGTCGAGGTCGACAACCCCGACGGCACGGGTACCAAGACGCTGACCCTCGAGGTTGCCCAGCACCTCGGCGACGGCCTGATCCGCGGCATCTCGATGCAGCCGACCGACGGCCTGGTCCGTGGCGCCACGGTGTCCGACACCGGTGCGGCGATCTCCGTCCCGGTCGGTGACGTCACCAAGGGCAAGGTCTTCAACGCGCTGGGCGAGGTGCTCAACGTCGACCAGGCCGAGTTCAACACCCAGGTGACCGAGCGCTGGCCGATCCACCGCAAGGCGCCGAACTTCGCGGACCTCGAGTCGAAGACCGAGATGTTCGAGACCGGCATCAAGGTCATCGACCTGCTCACCCCGTACGTGCGCGGTGGCAAGATCGGCCTGTTCGGTGGTGCCGGTGTCGGCAAGACCGTCCTCATCCAGGAGATGATCTACCGCGTCGCCGCCAACTTCGGTGGTGTCTCGGTCTTCGCCGGCGTCGGGGAGCGCACCCGTGAGGGTGGCGACCTGATCGAGGAGATGATCGACTCCAACGTTCTGGACAAGACCGCCCTGGTCTTCGGCCAGATGGACGAGCCGCCGGGCACCCGTCTGCGCGTCGCCCTGTCCGCGCTGACCATGGCGGAGTACTTCCGCGATGTGCAGAGCCAGGACGTGCTGCTCTTCATCGACAACATCTTCCGGTTCACCCAGGCCGGTTCCGAGGTGTCGACCCTGCTCGGCCGCATGCCCTCCGCGGTGGGTTACCAGCCGAACCTGGCCGACGAGATGGGCCTCCTGCAGGAGCGCATCACCTCGACCCGCGGTCACTCGATCACCTCGATGCAGGCGATCTACGTCCCCGCGGACGACCTGACCGACCCGGCCCCGGCCACCACCTTCGCCCACCTGGACGCGACGACCGTTCTGTCGCGCCCGATCTCGGAGAAGGGCATCTACCCGGCCGTCGACCCGCTGGACTCCACGTCCCGCATCCTGGACCCGCGCTACATCGCGCAGGACCACTACGACACGGCGCTGCGCGTCAAGGGGATCCTGCAGAAGTACAAGGACCTCCAGGACATCATCGCGATCCTCGGTATCGACGAGCTCTCCGAGGACGACAAGGTCACCGTCCACCGGGCCCGCCGCATCGAGCGCTTCCTGTCGCAGAACACCTACGTGGCGAAGCAGTTCACCGGTGTCGAGGGTTCGACGGTTCCGCTGTCGGAGACCATCGAGGCCTTCAACTCGATCGCGGACGGCAAGTACGACGCCATCCCCGAGCAGGCCTTCTTCATGTGCGGTGGCATCGAGGACCTCGAGAAGAACGCCGCCGAGCTGGCCAAGAAGTAA
- a CDS encoding F0F1 ATP synthase subunit epsilon, giving the protein MAELHVELVAADRKVWSGAATLVVARTASGDTGIMAGHTPVLSVLESGPVTIRTVDGGTVIAAVHGGFISFNNNKLSLLAEIAELADEIDVDRAERALELAQSDSDAHAERRAEVRLVAAGRRQAA; this is encoded by the coding sequence TTGGCTGAGCTGCACGTCGAGCTGGTCGCAGCCGACCGCAAGGTCTGGTCCGGTGCGGCCACCCTGGTTGTCGCGCGCACGGCCTCCGGCGACACCGGCATCATGGCGGGTCACACCCCGGTGCTGAGCGTGCTGGAGTCCGGCCCGGTCACCATCCGCACCGTGGATGGCGGCACCGTCATCGCCGCTGTGCACGGCGGTTTCATCTCGTTCAACAACAACAAGCTCTCGCTGCTGGCGGAGATCGCCGAGCTGGCGGACGAGATCGATGTGGACCGCGCGGAGCGCGCGCTGGAGCTCGCCCAGAGCGACAGCGACGCCCACGCGGAGCGCCGTGCCGAGGTCCGCCTCGTCGCGGCAGGCCGCCGTCAGGCAGCCTGA
- a CDS encoding DUF2550 domain-containing protein has protein sequence MVLALVVCATVVALGVVGLVAFAVRRRLIQRLGGTFDCSYRLKMPADASILPDLDENGQPTSAPVPVTDGKGWVFGIGRYSGDHIEWFRVFSYAPRPRRVLPRREIEVLGRRYPEGQEELALLSGSVVLRCLHNGAPLELAMSDDALTGFLAWLEAAPPGQRVNVA, from the coding sequence ATGGTCCTCGCCCTTGTGGTGTGCGCGACGGTCGTGGCCCTGGGGGTGGTCGGCCTGGTGGCGTTCGCGGTACGCCGCCGCCTCATCCAGCGGCTCGGCGGAACGTTCGACTGCAGTTACCGACTCAAAATGCCGGCGGACGCCTCGATCCTTCCCGATCTCGACGAGAACGGACAGCCCACCTCGGCCCCGGTCCCCGTGACCGACGGCAAGGGGTGGGTTTTCGGTATCGGGCGCTACAGCGGTGACCACATCGAGTGGTTCCGGGTCTTCTCCTACGCCCCCCGCCCCCGCAGGGTGCTGCCCCGCCGCGAGATCGAGGTGCTCGGCCGCCGCTACCCCGAGGGCCAGGAGGAGCTCGCCCTGCTCTCCGGCTCGGTCGTCCTGCGCTGCCTGCACAACGGCGCCCCCCTGGAGCTGGCGATGAGCGACGACGCCCTCACCGGCTTCCTCGCCTGGCTGGAGGCCGCCCCGCCCGGCCAGCGGGTCAACGTCGCGTAG